In Gadus chalcogrammus isolate NIFS_2021 chromosome 13, NIFS_Gcha_1.0, whole genome shotgun sequence, a single genomic region encodes these proteins:
- the LOC130401986 gene encoding myosin regulatory light polypeptide 9 produces MSSKRTKSKTTKKRPQRATSNVFAMFDQSQIQEFKEAFNMIDQNRDGFIDKEDLHDMLASLGKNPSDEYLEGMMSEAPGPINFTMFLTMFGERLNGTDPEDVIRNAFACFDEEGSGVIHEDHLRELLTTMGDRFTDEDVDELFREAPIDKKGNFNYAEFTRILKHGAKDKDDE; encoded by the exons ATGTCAAGCAAGCGCACCAAGAGCAAGACCACCAAGAAACGCCCCCAGAGGGCCACGTCCAACGTGTTTGCCATGTTTGACCAGTCCCAGATCCAGGAGTTCAAGGAGGCCTTCAACATGATTGACCAGAACAGGGATGGCTTCATCGACAAGGAGGACCTCCACGACATGCTGGCCTCTCTGG GTAAAAACCCCTCTGATGAGTACCTTGAGGGCATGATGAGCGAGGCTCCGGGACCCATCAACTTCACCATGTTCCTCACCATGTTCGGAGAGAGACTCAACGGCACAGACCCAGAGGACGTCATACGCAACGCCTTTGCATGCTTTGACGAGGAGGGATCTG GTGTGATCCATGAAGACCACCTCAGGGAGCTTCTGACGACAATGGGCGATCGCTTCACGGACGAGGATGTGGACGAGCTGTTCAGGGAAGCGCCCATCGACAAAAAGGGCAATTTCAACTACGCAGAGTTCACTCGCATACTGAAACACGGCGCCAAAGACAAAGATGACGAGTAG